The Lewinellaceae bacterium genome has a segment encoding these proteins:
- a CDS encoding VOC family protein, giving the protein MNLNPFHLAVPVRDLEEARSFYGQLLGCEEGRSSDSWIDFNFFGHQFVVHLNRTLGKDGSNASIHNPVDGHGVPVPHFGIVLTMKDWEKLAESMRGKVEFVIEPYIRFKGQVGEQATMFFYDPSGNALEFKAFKDINQLFAK; this is encoded by the coding sequence ATGAACCTCAATCCCTTTCATCTCGCTGTTCCGGTTCGTGACCTTGAAGAAGCACGATCTTTTTATGGTCAATTATTGGGCTGTGAAGAAGGCCGCAGCTCAGACAGCTGGATCGATTTTAATTTTTTCGGACACCAGTTTGTCGTCCATTTGAATAGAACTTTGGGCAAAGACGGCTCTAATGCCTCCATCCATAACCCTGTTGATGGTCACGGCGTTCCTGTGCCACATTTTGGTATTGTGCTGACGATGAAAGATTGGGAAAAACTTGCTGAATCAATGCGCGGCAAGGTGGAATTTGTGATAGAACCTTATATCCGGTTCAAAGGGCAGGTAGGGGAGCAGGCCACCATGTTTTTTTATGATCCCTCCGGCAATGCTTTGGAGTTTAAAGCCTTTAAGGATATCAATCAACTGTTCGCCAAATAA
- a CDS encoding thioredoxin family protein, producing MKKLPVLFGILLLSAVMMSLTDKPVEGLQVGDIAPQIDLKGVDGKNFSFEPSEEIKGWIVTFTCNTCPYAVLYEDRLIALHNEMAPKGWPVIAINPNDPAAQPGDSFDKMIERAKEKNFPFKYLFDEGQHVYPDYGASRTPHVFLLDKTRKVRYIGAIDDSARDPEAVNVRYVAEAIKAIENGQEPNPSFTKAIGCSIKSL from the coding sequence ATGAAGAAATTACCTGTATTATTTGGCATTTTATTGCTTTCTGCTGTAATGATGTCGCTCACCGACAAACCAGTAGAAGGGCTCCAGGTTGGAGACATCGCTCCGCAGATTGACCTCAAAGGCGTGGACGGAAAAAATTTCAGTTTTGAACCTTCAGAAGAGATCAAAGGCTGGATCGTTACTTTCACTTGCAACACTTGTCCCTACGCTGTTTTATATGAAGACAGGCTCATTGCTTTGCATAATGAAATGGCACCAAAAGGATGGCCTGTAATTGCGATCAACCCCAATGATCCGGCCGCACAACCTGGCGACAGTTTTGATAAAATGATTGAAAGAGCCAAGGAGAAAAATTTCCCCTTTAAATACCTGTTTGATGAAGGACAGCATGTTTATCCTGACTATGGTGCTTCCAGAACACCTCATGTGTTTTTGTTGGATAAAACAAGGAAAGTTCGTTACATCGGGGCCATTGATGATAGTGCCCGTGACCCAGAGGCAGTGAATGTTCGGTATGTTGCTGAAGCTATTAAGGCCATAGAGAACGGGCAGGAACCTAATCCGAGTTTTACAAAAGCTATAGGCTGTTCCATTAAATCTCTATAA
- the rlmH gene encoding 23S rRNA (pseudouridine(1915)-N(3))-methyltransferase RlmH, whose protein sequence is MKIEFRVVGKTNEAYLKEGIEIYHRRIGHYLPYAMEVLPDIKQAGKLSPEQLKDQEGKMILQKINPDDCLILLDEKGKTFSSVQFAGFLSKLLQQSYKRIIFQVGGAFGFSQEVYQRANSQLSLSDMTFSHQMIRLFFTEQLYRAMTILRNEKYHNEG, encoded by the coding sequence ATGAAAATTGAGTTCAGAGTTGTAGGAAAAACCAACGAAGCTTACCTAAAGGAGGGCATCGAAATTTATCATAGAAGGATCGGTCACTATCTTCCCTATGCCATGGAAGTTTTACCCGACATCAAACAGGCTGGAAAACTGAGCCCTGAACAGCTTAAAGACCAGGAAGGCAAAATGATCCTCCAAAAGATCAATCCCGATGATTGCCTGATTTTATTGGACGAGAAAGGAAAGACTTTTTCCTCTGTCCAATTTGCCGGTTTTCTCAGTAAATTATTACAGCAATCCTACAAACGTATCATTTTCCAGGTAGGCGGCGCTTTTGGTTTCTCCCAAGAGGTTTATCAGCGTGCCAATAGCCAGCTTTCCCTTTCCGACATGACTTTTTCCCATCAGATGATTCGGTTGTTTTTTACCGAGCAATTGTACCGGGCCATGACTATACTCAGAAACGAAAAGTACCATAATGAGGGGTAA
- a CDS encoding TlpA family protein disulfide reductase gives MNLLIRVSFFIMVSASWLQAQSDTLDSTLLPVTIYEHFSDMEHLLHQENDTTYIINFWATWCGPCVKELPYFEQLHEKYAGEKISIILVSLDFPKQIKSKLLPFIEKNQLKSKVVVLTDGAFNDWIDKVDPSWDGAIPITLVYQAEKRKLTLKEFENFNALDTIVEQFINH, from the coding sequence ATGAATTTACTAATCAGGGTTTCCTTTTTTATAATGGTTTCTGCTTCCTGGCTGCAAGCTCAATCAGACACATTGGACTCAACTCTGCTTCCTGTGACTATTTACGAGCATTTTTCCGACATGGAACACCTGCTCCATCAAGAAAATGACACCACCTATATCATCAATTTTTGGGCAACCTGGTGCGGCCCATGCGTCAAAGAACTTCCTTACTTTGAGCAATTACACGAAAAATATGCCGGAGAAAAGATCAGCATCATTTTGGTGAGTCTGGATTTTCCAAAGCAAATCAAATCAAAATTGCTCCCCTTTATTGAAAAAAATCAATTAAAGTCTAAGGTCGTGGTGCTGACTGACGGTGCTTTCAACGACTGGATTGACAAAGTGGACCCCTCATGGGATGGAGCCATTCCGATTACCCTGGTCTACCAGGCAGAAAAAAGGAAATTGACATTAAAGGAATTTGAAAATTTCAATGCTCTGGATACTATTGTTGAACAATTTATAAACCATTAA
- the ychF gene encoding redox-regulated ATPase YchF, with translation MALKCGIVGLPNVGKSTLFNALTSAKALAANYPFATKDPNVGVITVPDSRLDQLAVFVKPQRILPTTIEILDIAGLIKGASQGEGLGNQFLSNIREVDAIIHVVRCFDNDNVVHVDGAVNPLSDKEVIDMELLLKDIETAEKRVDKLRKASKGADKNALGQLAIGEKILKHLESERPARELELEDDELDIFNDMMLLTAKPILYVCNVDEDAVIEGNAYTKMLEEAVAKEDAEVIYISAEMEAEIAQLESKEERLEFLEELGLHEPGVNKLIMASYKLLHLITYFTAGEKEVRAWTVHKGDKAPKAAGVIHSDFEKGFIRAEVIHYDDYVQYGSEAAVKEVGKLHIEGKEYVVQDGDVMHFRFNV, from the coding sequence ATGGCTTTGAAATGTGGAATTGTCGGCCTTCCAAATGTAGGAAAATCTACCTTGTTTAATGCACTGACTTCAGCGAAAGCGCTTGCGGCAAACTATCCTTTTGCCACCAAAGACCCCAATGTGGGGGTCATAACCGTTCCGGATAGCCGTTTGGATCAGCTGGCCGTTTTCGTAAAGCCACAACGTATTCTTCCGACGACCATTGAAATCCTGGATATTGCCGGGCTGATCAAAGGAGCCAGCCAGGGAGAAGGATTGGGGAACCAGTTCCTTTCCAATATTCGTGAGGTGGACGCCATTATTCATGTCGTTCGCTGTTTTGATAATGACAATGTGGTACATGTCGACGGAGCGGTGAACCCTTTGAGTGACAAAGAAGTGATCGATATGGAGTTGCTCCTCAAAGACATTGAAACTGCGGAAAAAAGGGTGGACAAGCTACGAAAGGCTTCCAAAGGAGCGGATAAGAATGCACTTGGGCAACTGGCGATTGGCGAAAAAATCCTCAAACATCTCGAAAGTGAGCGTCCTGCAAGGGAGCTGGAACTGGAAGATGATGAACTGGATATCTTTAATGATATGATGTTGCTGACGGCCAAACCAATCTTATATGTGTGTAATGTGGACGAAGATGCCGTGATAGAAGGTAATGCTTACACAAAAATGCTCGAAGAAGCTGTAGCCAAAGAAGATGCCGAAGTCATTTACATCAGTGCAGAAATGGAGGCAGAAATTGCCCAGTTGGAATCCAAAGAAGAACGTCTTGAATTTTTGGAAGAGTTGGGATTGCATGAACCCGGGGTCAATAAACTCATCATGGCCAGCTATAAATTACTGCACCTCATCACCTATTTTACTGCCGGAGAGAAGGAAGTGCGCGCCTGGACGGTCCATAAAGGGGACAAAGCCCCCAAAGCAGCAGGTGTTATCCATTCTGACTTTGAAAAAGGATTTATCCGCGCAGAAGTCATTCATTATGACGATTATGTACAATATGGCTCCGAAGCTGCGGTAAAGGAAGTGGGTAAATTACATATTGAAGGCAAAGAATATGTGGTTCAGGACGGCGATGTCATGCACTTTAGATTTAATGTTTAA